In a single window of the Candidatus Methylomirabilota bacterium genome:
- the mtnP gene encoding S-methyl-5'-thioadenosine phosphorylase yields MTQGLIGIIGGSGLYDMEGLEGVEERQIETPFGAPSDAYIVGSLEGRRVAFLARHGRGHRLMPSELNFRANIFGFKVLGAEWVISASAVGSMREELPPLDIVIPDQFFDRTKGRVSTFFGGGVVGHVSLADPTCPALGKLLFAAGRAVGARIHHGGTYLCIEGPQFSTRAESRIYRQWGVDVIGMTNLQEAKLCREAEICYATMALVTDYDVWHETEEDVSVEAVVAILKHNAETAKAIIKATVASFPAAREDCMCGSAMRDAIITARDAIPADVRERLQPIIGKYLK; encoded by the coding sequence ATGACCCAAGGGCTGATCGGTATCATCGGTGGAAGCGGATTGTACGATATGGAGGGGCTCGAAGGGGTTGAGGAGCGGCAGATCGAGACCCCCTTTGGAGCGCCGTCTGACGCCTATATCGTCGGATCGCTGGAAGGGCGGCGGGTGGCGTTTCTCGCGCGGCATGGACGCGGCCATCGCCTGATGCCGTCCGAGTTAAATTTTCGCGCCAACATCTTCGGGTTTAAGGTTCTGGGGGCGGAGTGGGTGATTTCCGCCTCGGCCGTCGGCAGCATGCGTGAGGAACTGCCACCTTTGGATATTGTGATCCCCGATCAGTTCTTTGATCGAACGAAAGGGCGGGTGAGTACCTTCTTTGGCGGCGGGGTCGTCGGGCATGTGAGCCTGGCCGACCCCACCTGTCCGGCGCTGGGTAAGCTCCTGTTCGCCGCCGGGCGGGCGGTCGGGGCCCGCATCCATCATGGCGGCACCTACCTGTGCATCGAGGGGCCGCAGTTTTCAACAAGGGCCGAATCGCGGATCTATCGACAATGGGGGGTCGATGTCATCGGTATGACCAATCTGCAGGAGGCCAAGCTCTGTCGCGAGGCCGAGATCTGTTATGCGACGATGGCCCTGGTGACCGATTATGATGTGTGGCATGAGACCGAGGAGGATGTGTCGGTCGAGGCGGTGGTGGCGATCCTCAAGCACAATGCTGAAACGGCGAAGGCCATCATCAAGGCAACGGTCGCGTCATTTCCGGCCGCCAGGGAGGACTGCATGTGCGGGAGCGCGATGCGGGACGCGATCATCACCGCCCGCGACGCGATTCCGGCCGATGTTCGGGAGCGGCTGCAGCCGATTATCGGCAAGTACCTTAAGTAA
- a CDS encoding methylmalonyl-CoA carboxyltransferase — MLNERHKDKLKELRRRREAALQGGGQERVDRHHQSGKLTARERIDLLLDPGSFTELDALVAHQCHDFDMDQQRIPGDGVVIGYGTIDGRQVYVFAQDFTVFGGSLGAAHAAKICKVLDLAVKMGAPIIGLSDSGGARIQEGVVSLAGYADIFLRNTLASGVIPQIAAIMGPCAGGAVYSPALMDFVLMVRHTSHMFVTGPDVIKTVLHEEVDFEGLGGAMTHNATSGVAHFVVDSEAECLASIRELLSYLPQNNLEDPPRAEARDDPERYEESLNTLVPDNPNRPYDIKELIHMVVDDGDFLEVQEHFAQNMVVGFGRLDGQSVGFIANQPAVLAGCLDIGSSVKAARFIRFCDAFNIPIITLEDVPGYLPGTAQEHGGIIKHGAKLLYAYGEATVPKITIIVRKAYGGAYCVMGSKHMRADINFAYPTAEIAVMGPEGAVNILHKRKMAEEINVESFRAEKVAEFRDKFANPYIAAERGYIDEVIEPKETRPKLIRALRSLRTKRETNPPKKHGNIPL; from the coding sequence ATGTTGAATGAGCGCCACAAGGACAAGTTGAAAGAGTTGCGCCGTCGACGTGAGGCCGCTCTGCAGGGCGGCGGGCAGGAACGCGTCGATCGGCATCACCAGTCCGGGAAGCTCACGGCGCGCGAGCGGATCGACCTGCTCCTTGACCCCGGGAGCTTCACCGAGCTGGATGCCTTGGTCGCCCATCAGTGCCACGACTTTGACATGGACCAGCAACGGATCCCCGGCGACGGGGTCGTCATCGGATACGGGACGATCGACGGACGACAGGTCTACGTCTTTGCCCAGGACTTTACCGTTTTTGGCGGAAGCCTCGGCGCGGCGCACGCCGCAAAGATCTGTAAAGTCCTGGATCTGGCCGTCAAGATGGGGGCGCCGATTATCGGCCTGAGCGATTCGGGCGGGGCGAGAATCCAGGAGGGGGTCGTCTCACTCGCGGGCTATGCCGATATCTTTCTCCGCAACACCCTGGCCTCCGGCGTGATCCCGCAGATCGCGGCCATTATGGGGCCGTGCGCGGGCGGGGCGGTCTATTCGCCGGCCCTAATGGATTTCGTCCTGATGGTGCGTCACACCAGCCATATGTTCGTGACCGGACCGGACGTCATCAAGACGGTGCTGCATGAGGAGGTCGACTTTGAAGGGCTTGGCGGCGCGATGACCCATAACGCGACGTCGGGCGTCGCCCACTTCGTCGTCGATTCGGAAGCTGAGTGTCTGGCCTCGATCAGAGAACTGTTGTCGTATCTTCCGCAGAACAATCTGGAAGACCCGCCGCGCGCTGAGGCCCGAGACGATCCGGAGCGGTACGAGGAGTCGCTCAATACCCTTGTTCCCGACAACCCCAACAGGCCGTACGATATAAAGGAACTGATCCATATGGTCGTGGACGACGGCGACTTTCTCGAGGTCCAGGAACACTTCGCCCAGAATATGGTCGTCGGATTCGGACGTCTGGATGGACAGTCGGTCGGGTTTATCGCGAACCAGCCTGCGGTCCTGGCCGGATGCCTCGACATCGGCTCATCCGTCAAGGCGGCTCGGTTCATTCGTTTTTGCGATGCGTTCAACATCCCCATCATTACCCTGGAGGATGTCCCAGGCTATCTTCCCGGCACGGCTCAGGAGCATGGCGGGATCATTAAGCACGGCGCGAAACTGCTGTACGCCTACGGAGAGGCGACCGTGCCGAAAATCACCATCATTGTGCGAAAGGCGTATGGGGGCGCCTACTGCGTGATGGGGAGCAAGCACATGCGGGCCGATATCAACTTCGCCTATCCGACGGCGGAGATCGCGGTGATGGGACCAGAGGGCGCGGTCAATATCCTGCACAAACGGAAGATGGCCGAAGAGATTAATGTTGAGTCGTTCCGTGCCGAAAAGGTGGCGGAGTTCCGTGATAAGTTTGCCAATCCGTACATTGCGGCGGAGCGCGGCTATATCGACGAGGTCATCGAGCCGAAAGAGACCCGTCCGAAACTGATCCGGGCGCTCAGGTCGCTCAGGACCAAACGCGAGACCAATCCGCCCAAGAAACATGGGAACATTCCACTGTAA
- the accC gene encoding acetyl-CoA carboxylase biotin carboxylase subunit, which produces MFDKILIANRGEIAVRVIRACREMGIRTVAVYSEADRAALHVRLADEAYLIGPAPSPESYLRIDRIIETAKRTGVKAIHPGYGFLSENADFALRCEEAGLVFIGPSSRAIRAVGGKTSARNYAGQAGVPVVPGTTRDLTDREVLDAVREIGLPVVIKASAGGGGKGMRIVEDEALLQSAIRATRSEASAAFGNPAIYVERYVGAARHIEIQVMADTRGNVVYMGERECSLQRRHQKVIEEAPSPFVDAELRHRMGEAAVSLARAVGYTNAGTMEFLVDPSKNFYFLEMNTRLQVEHPITEMVTGFDLVKEQIRIAVGEALSVRQDEIRLHGHAIECRIYAEDPFNNFIPSPGRIRALRTPGGPGLRIESAIYEGCDVPIHYDPMIAKLIAWGSDRREAIGRLRRALAEYVILGVKTNIPFHRQVLELPQFVTSQINTEFLESWLAKGLSTETGAFAEIALIAGALYLHTKRRTAPSPVSQGGQRDSSWKLAARQDALRRR; this is translated from the coding sequence ATGTTCGATAAGATCCTGATTGCGAATCGCGGCGAAATTGCCGTTCGAGTGATCCGTGCCTGTCGTGAGATGGGCATCCGCACCGTCGCCGTCTACTCGGAGGCGGACCGCGCGGCGCTTCACGTCCGGTTGGCGGACGAGGCGTATCTCATCGGCCCCGCGCCGTCCCCAGAGAGTTATCTGAGGATCGACCGTATTATTGAGACCGCGAAGCGGACTGGCGTCAAGGCGATCCATCCCGGATACGGTTTCTTATCGGAAAATGCGGATTTCGCGCTGCGGTGTGAAGAAGCGGGGCTGGTCTTCATCGGCCCATCCTCTCGCGCCATCCGTGCGGTGGGCGGAAAGACCTCTGCCCGGAATTACGCCGGTCAGGCCGGGGTTCCCGTGGTCCCGGGGACGACCCGAGACCTCACCGACCGGGAGGTGCTTGACGCCGTTCGAGAGATCGGTCTGCCTGTGGTCATTAAGGCGTCTGCCGGAGGCGGCGGAAAGGGGATGCGGATCGTCGAGGATGAAGCGCTGCTCCAGAGCGCCATCCGCGCAACCCGCTCCGAGGCGTCCGCCGCATTCGGTAATCCCGCCATCTATGTCGAGCGGTATGTGGGCGCCGCCCGTCATATCGAGATCCAGGTTATGGCCGATACGCGGGGGAATGTGGTGTACATGGGGGAGCGCGAGTGCTCGCTGCAGCGGCGTCACCAGAAGGTCATCGAGGAGGCGCCGTCGCCATTTGTGGATGCAGAGTTGAGACATCGAATGGGGGAGGCGGCGGTCAGTCTGGCCAGGGCTGTCGGCTACACGAATGCCGGGACCATGGAGTTTCTGGTCGACCCCTCCAAGAACTTCTATTTCCTGGAGATGAATACCCGACTGCAGGTGGAGCATCCGATCACGGAGATGGTGACCGGGTTCGACCTGGTGAAAGAGCAGATCCGAATCGCGGTGGGCGAGGCGCTCTCGGTGCGGCAGGATGAGATTCGGCTGCACGGGCACGCGATCGAGTGTCGCATCTACGCCGAGGACCCGTTCAACAACTTTATCCCCTCGCCCGGACGAATCCGGGCGCTGCGCACACCTGGCGGACCGGGTCTTCGCATCGAAAGCGCGATCTATGAAGGATGCGATGTGCCGATTCATTACGATCCCATGATCGCAAAGTTGATCGCTTGGGGATCTGATCGTAGGGAGGCGATAGGGCGGCTGCGCCGCGCCCTGGCCGAATATGTCATCCTTGGCGTGAAGACGAACATCCCGTTTCATCGGCAGGTCCTTGAGCTTCCGCAGTTCGTGACGAGTCAGATCAATACGGAGTTTCTGGAGAGCTGGCTCGCCAAGGGGCTATCGACGGAGACGGGCGCCTTTGCAGAGATCGCGTTGATCGCCGGCGCGCTCTATCTGCACACGAAGAGGCGCACGGCCCCATCACCCGTTTCGCAGGGCGGTCAAAGGGACAGTTCATGGAAGTTGGCCGCACGTCAGGACGCGCTGCGACGACGATGA
- a CDS encoding redox-regulated ATPase YchF, whose protein sequence is MRIGIIGLPASGKSTVYRLLTHGQPSHQIGQLGEASIAVVKVPDPRLERLAQMFQPKKVTPANFEIVDFAPLAKETGKPTSPGTQLLPQMRQSTALLMVVRAFKDERVPHIEGRVDPVTDAATLWAELVLADLDVVEKRIAKIEETLRKGKKTENPQELSLLKRCYAALQEEQPLRGMSLTAEEERLLRGFQFLTAKPSLLVVNIDEETAGGSADSGAVPTPERSRPTSIAIAAKLELELADLPPEDAKAFCAELGIETLAAPRLRQACYDLLSVMTFFTVGSDEVRAWTIPLRATALQAAGAIHSDLAQGFIRAEVVAYDALIRCGSLAAARHQGLLRLEGKEYLVTDGDIMTIRFNV, encoded by the coding sequence ATGCGCATTGGAATTATTGGACTACCGGCCTCCGGCAAGAGCACCGTATACCGGCTGCTGACCCACGGCCAGCCAAGCCACCAGATCGGCCAGTTGGGTGAGGCGTCTATCGCGGTCGTCAAGGTCCCCGATCCCCGCCTCGAGCGCCTGGCGCAGATGTTCCAGCCGAAAAAGGTCACACCGGCCAACTTTGAGATCGTCGACTTCGCTCCGCTCGCCAAGGAGACGGGCAAGCCCACGAGCCCCGGCACGCAGCTCCTCCCCCAGATGCGGCAGAGCACGGCACTCCTCATGGTGGTTCGCGCTTTCAAGGATGAGCGAGTTCCCCACATCGAGGGGCGGGTCGATCCGGTCACGGACGCGGCGACACTGTGGGCTGAGTTGGTATTGGCCGATCTGGATGTCGTGGAAAAACGAATCGCCAAGATCGAAGAGACGCTGCGAAAAGGAAAAAAGACAGAAAACCCTCAGGAACTATCCCTTTTGAAGCGGTGCTATGCGGCGCTGCAGGAGGAACAGCCGTTGCGGGGAATGTCGCTCACCGCCGAAGAGGAGCGGCTGCTGCGCGGCTTTCAGTTCCTGACGGCTAAGCCGAGTCTTCTGGTGGTCAATATCGATGAAGAGACCGCCGGTGGATCAGCCGACTCTGGGGCCGTACCGACGCCGGAACGCTCCAGGCCGACCTCGATTGCGATCGCGGCCAAGCTGGAGTTGGAGCTGGCCGATCTTCCGCCAGAGGACGCGAAGGCCTTCTGCGCCGAACTCGGAATCGAGACCCTCGCGGCGCCCCGACTACGCCAGGCCTGCTATGACCTGCTGAGTGTCATGACCTTCTTTACGGTGGGAAGCGACGAGGTGAGGGCCTGGACGATTCCCCTCCGCGCGACGGCCCTGCAGGCGGCAGGGGCGATCCACAGCGATCTTGCGCAGGGCTTCATCAGGGCCGAGGTCGTCGCCTATGACGCGCTCATCCGCTGCGGGTCGCTGGCGGCAGCCCGTCACCAAGGCCTGCTCCGTCTTGAGGGCAAGGAGTACCTCGTCACCGACGGCGACATCATGACGATCCGCTTCAATGTCTGA
- a CDS encoding VOC family protein: MAIILNHTIVPAHDKEASARFFARTFGLKYKGLEGHFAPVRISETLTLDFDNARSFEPHHYAFHVSDEEFDAILQRVQAAGIPYGSDPWDPENGQLNSRQGGRGVYFRDPNGHLLELMTRT; the protein is encoded by the coding sequence ATGGCTATCATCTTAAACCACACCATCGTGCCGGCGCACGACAAGGAGGCTTCGGCGCGGTTCTTCGCGCGCACCTTCGGCCTCAAGTACAAAGGACTGGAGGGCCATTTTGCGCCTGTCCGGATCAGCGAGACCCTCACCCTCGACTTCGACAACGCTCGCTCGTTCGAACCTCACCACTATGCGTTTCATGTCAGCGATGAGGAGTTCGATGCGATTCTCCAACGCGTGCAAGCGGCTGGGATCCCCTACGGCAGCGACCCGTGGGATCCGGAGAACGGACAGCTCAACTCGCGACAGGGAGGTCGGGGTGTGTACTTCCGGGACCCCAACGGACATCTTCTCGAGCTGATGACGCGGACATAA
- a CDS encoding exonuclease: MKAYLDIETSFEGAITVVGLYAADRGLIQLIDPQISDVTVWRALEGVATICTYNGSRFDLPVIRRRLGLDLGVTFQSHDLMYTCWRHGLFGGLKRVEEQLGIPRDLKGIDGMEAMRLWSRYEDGHDKEALRTLLTYNREDVLNLPVLEARLMERESIDARRD; this comes from the coding sequence ATGAAGGCCTACCTGGATATCGAAACCTCGTTCGAAGGCGCCATCACGGTGGTAGGCTTGTATGCTGCCGACCGCGGTCTGATCCAGTTGATCGATCCGCAGATCAGCGATGTCACAGTCTGGCGGGCGCTTGAGGGCGTGGCGACGATCTGTACCTATAACGGCAGCCGCTTCGATCTTCCGGTGATCCGTCGCCGACTGGGCCTCGACCTGGGAGTGACGTTTCAATCCCACGATCTGATGTATACGTGCTGGCGGCATGGCCTGTTCGGTGGGCTGAAACGGGTGGAGGAACAACTGGGTATTCCGCGTGATTTGAAGGGAATTGACGGCATGGAGGCCATGCGGCTGTGGTCCCGCTACGAGGATGGTCATGACAAGGAGGCGTTGCGGACGCTGCTGACCTATAACAGGGAGGACGTTCTGAACCTTCCGGTTCTCGAAGCGCGGCTGATGGAGCGTGAGAGTATAGATGCGCGTCGCGATTAA
- a CDS encoding tRNA (N(6)-L-threonylcarbamoyladenosine(37)-C(2))-methylthiotransferase MtaB: MRVAIKTLGCRQNQCESEALQEALGRDGYTPVGPDEAADLCIINTCSVTNEADADSRQMIRRAVRRNPSARVVVTGCYAQVGAEEIAAIPGVALITGNGEKTRLPELIAGLCDQAPPRIAVSDIQRSHRFAPLLPAVNATRSRALLKIQDGCSYRCTFCIVPDTRGPSRSQTIEAALRDVRTLVEAGYPEVVLTGTHLGTYGRDLPIDGSISGLVAAMLEAATPARLRLSSLDPHEVGEELIGCFDRFDNLCRHLHLPVQSGDEDVLKWMRRAHTADEFRRLVDRLAEAVPGIAIGTDVIVGFPGEGDAEFEATYSLLDRLPIAYLHVFTYSPRRGTIAASMPDQVPKGERAARSAALRALGDAKWERFRQTQVGQSLTAVVLEGRDAQTGRLQALTDNYITVRLDNAEGAIGRTVDLTIDAVAGRETFGRLICGDERKGVGRRVEEKRNRPQVA, translated from the coding sequence ATGCGCGTCGCGATTAAGACCTTGGGATGCCGGCAAAATCAGTGCGAGAGCGAGGCGCTCCAGGAGGCGCTGGGACGCGACGGGTATACCCCGGTCGGCCCGGACGAGGCGGCCGATCTGTGTATCATCAACACGTGCAGCGTGACGAATGAGGCGGACGCCGACTCGCGACAGATGATCCGTCGGGCGGTTCGCCGTAACCCATCGGCGCGTGTTGTCGTGACCGGCTGCTATGCACAGGTGGGCGCCGAAGAGATCGCGGCGATTCCCGGAGTGGCCTTGATTACAGGCAACGGCGAGAAGACGCGTCTGCCGGAGTTGATCGCGGGGCTGTGCGACCAGGCGCCTCCGCGTATCGCCGTATCGGATATCCAGCGATCGCACCGCTTTGCGCCGCTGTTGCCTGCGGTGAATGCAACCCGCAGTCGGGCCCTCCTCAAGATTCAGGATGGGTGCAGCTATCGCTGTACCTTCTGTATCGTCCCGGATACCCGCGGACCCAGCCGAAGCCAGACGATAGAGGCGGCATTGCGCGATGTGCGGACACTCGTCGAGGCCGGTTATCCGGAGGTGGTCCTGACCGGGACGCACCTGGGGACCTACGGGCGCGACCTGCCGATCGACGGCTCGATCAGCGGACTGGTAGCGGCGATGCTCGAAGCGGCTACGCCGGCGCGACTGCGTCTGAGCTCTCTTGATCCGCATGAGGTGGGGGAGGAACTGATCGGCTGTTTTGATCGCTTTGACAACCTCTGCCGTCACCTGCACCTGCCGGTGCAGAGCGGCGACGAAGACGTCCTCAAGTGGATGCGACGGGCGCATACCGCCGACGAGTTTCGACGGTTGGTGGACCGGCTTGCGGAGGCGGTTCCCGGAATCGCCATCGGGACCGATGTGATTGTCGGTTTTCCGGGTGAAGGAGACGCCGAATTTGAGGCCACCTACAGCCTGCTCGACCGTCTGCCGATTGCCTATCTGCACGTGTTTACCTACTCGCCGCGCAGGGGCACGATTGCGGCCTCCATGCCTGACCAGGTCCCCAAGGGGGAAAGGGCGGCGAGAAGCGCGGCGCTCCGGGCGCTGGGCGACGCGAAGTGGGAACGGTTCCGACAGACGCAGGTGGGGCAGTCGCTGACGGCCGTCGTCCTGGAGGGGCGGGATGCGCAGACAGGGCGGCTTCAGGCGCTGACCGATAACTACATCACGGTACGGCTCGACAACGCTGAGGGGGCAATCGGCCGCACGGTCGATCTGACCATCGACGCCGTCGCGGGTCGAGAGACCTTTGGTCGGTTGATATGCGGGGACGAAAGAAAAGGTGTAGGGCGTAGGGTGGAAGAAAAACGCAACCGTCCTCAAGTGGCGTAG
- a CDS encoding sugar kinase: MSILVVGSVALDSVRTPFGDMKEALGGSATYFSVAASFFADVRVVAVVGEDFPEEHLAFLKSRSIDLEGLVRVPGRTFRWTGEYGFDLNDAKTLETQLNVFATFQPEIPTAYTESDLVFLANIDPELQRKVLGQVRSPKLVAADTMNYWITGKPDALRETLKSVDILLINDAETRQLAGEPNLVRAAQKILGWGPTSLAIKRGEYGALMVRKDGWFAAPALPLDSVFDPTGAGDCFAGGFIGYLANTMNFEEVNIRKAIVMGSVMASFNVEAFSLDRLRRLTYPEIEARYKLFKHLAHFEDL; encoded by the coding sequence ATGAGTATCCTGGTTGTGGGTTCTGTCGCACTTGATTCGGTTCGAACGCCATTCGGCGACATGAAAGAGGCGCTGGGGGGATCGGCCACCTACTTCTCCGTGGCGGCCAGCTTCTTCGCCGATGTCCGGGTCGTGGCGGTGGTGGGGGAGGATTTTCCCGAGGAGCACCTGGCGTTTCTGAAGAGCCGGTCGATCGATCTCGAGGGGTTGGTGCGGGTTCCGGGACGGACCTTCCGGTGGACCGGAGAGTACGGGTTCGATCTCAACGACGCGAAGACGCTGGAGACGCAGCTTAATGTCTTTGCGACATTTCAGCCGGAGATCCCGACGGCGTATACGGAGAGCGACCTGGTCTTCCTGGCCAACATCGATCCCGAGCTGCAGCGGAAGGTCCTGGGCCAGGTGCGGTCACCGAAGCTGGTGGCGGCCGATACGATGAACTACTGGATCACCGGAAAGCCCGATGCCTTGCGGGAGACGCTGAAATCGGTGGATATTCTGCTGATCAATGACGCCGAGACGCGCCAGCTTGCCGGCGAGCCGAATCTGGTCCGTGCCGCCCAGAAGATCCTCGGTTGGGGGCCGACCTCGCTGGCCATCAAGCGGGGCGAGTACGGCGCGCTGATGGTCCGCAAGGACGGCTGGTTTGCCGCCCCCGCGCTGCCGCTCGATTCGGTGTTCGACCCGACAGGCGCGGGCGACTGCTTTGCCGGCGGCTTTATCGGTTATCTGGCCAACACGATGAATTTTGAAGAGGTCAATATCCGGAAGGCGATCGTCATGGGATCGGTGATGGCCTCCTTTAACGTTGAGGCGTTTTCGCTTGATCGTCTGCGACGGTTGACCTATCCGGAAATCGAGGCGCGATATAAGCTGTTCAAGCACCTCGCGCATTTCGAAGACCTGTAG
- a CDS encoding glyoxalase: MAAKPIPDGFHTVTPCLNVQGADKLIDFMKQAFDAVEVFRMVRPDGMIGHAEVKIGDSIMMLGEASGECPPMPGTSYLYVNDADVTYKRALQAGATSLMEPTDMFWGDRHACVKDRCGNHWGIATHKEDVSPEELSRRAETFWKQQPRG; the protein is encoded by the coding sequence ATGGCAGCCAAACCTATTCCCGACGGTTTTCACACCGTCACCCCGTGTCTGAACGTTCAGGGAGCAGACAAACTGATCGACTTCATGAAACAGGCCTTTGATGCGGTTGAGGTGTTTCGTATGGTGCGTCCGGACGGCATGATCGGACATGCCGAGGTTAAGATCGGCGATTCGATCATGATGCTGGGCGAGGCAAGCGGCGAGTGTCCGCCGATGCCTGGCACGTCGTATCTATACGTGAACGACGCGGATGTCACGTACAAGCGTGCGCTCCAGGCGGGCGCCACCTCGCTGATGGAGCCGACGGATATGTTCTGGGGCGACCGCCATGCGTGCGTCAAGGACCGGTGCGGCAACCATTGGGGGATCGCCACGCATAAGGAGGATGTATCGCCGGAGGAGCTGTCGAGGCGCGCAGAGACCTTCTGGAAGCAACAGCCCCGGGGCTGA
- a CDS encoding metal-dependent hydrolase, whose protein sequence is MSAWRDKEEFKARVLVWVDKLGVKTRALALRPMRNKWASCSTAGNLNFNTELLALDRRIGDYVIVHELLHFSVPNHGKLWKSLMRAHLGDYESIAERLEKISQTRSLHGTAGRRQ, encoded by the coding sequence ATGAGTGCTTGGCGCGACAAGGAGGAGTTCAAGGCCCGCGTGCTGGTGTGGGTCGACAAGTTGGGCGTGAAAACACGGGCGCTGGCTCTGCGCCCGATGCGCAATAAGTGGGCGTCGTGCTCTACGGCGGGAAATCTGAACTTCAACACCGAGTTACTGGCATTGGACCGCAGGATTGGCGACTACGTGATCGTCCATGAACTCCTGCATTTCTCCGTCCCGAACCACGGCAAGCTCTGGAAGAGCCTGATGCGGGCGCATCTGGGCGACTACGAATCCATAGCAGAGCGGTTGGAAAAGATCTCACAGACCAGGTCGCTCCATGGAACGGCCGGCCGCCGCCAGTGA